A genomic segment from Nicotiana tabacum cultivar K326 chromosome 9, ASM71507v2, whole genome shotgun sequence encodes:
- the LOC107795256 gene encoding uncharacterized protein LOC107795256 isoform X1, with protein sequence MSCLALSLQPTNGHDILLQTREWFPPSRALMALSAFRRTRLAFSKQVHPPTPSDSSSDPSMSLGDDPLAASSGQVIVGVESRYRVVYRLVNSIYVLAITTADDNNDKEMVVNNVFECISIVNQAVSVVVTACRGVDVTPEKLAKKYAEIYMALDIVLRGVSNIRLAAMLASMHGESIAKMVHSAIHTENKIRGADSWVNVEAHALEQEGGVESFSKVLFELPQETLEAGDEVAASLAITGGEKEEEKIEEIEGEKDPFAASDMINKPESLVGDFKKDKDKDSSDVSKALAGLEVTTLPPAAATQSTHIGVEGFEGDYGGIEFSIDGSTLQQDFEGINDAWGGGLDASEYVGTKKVKKDQGLGGLELLETSEPPKAAAGAATDGGAGKKLEDILVKKMNGPEMFITEEISAEFRESLLARVGLMGVVFLRTLPPKSSDDKETEFSFKVEGTAGVKRFVMQNSHVSSLGNGLFHVKTAPSNEPIPIIKYSLLPRLTPLPLRIRLVKRLSGTLLSVMLQYVANPDLPVPLTNVTFVLKLPVDPTLLKVTPKAVLNRSERELKWHVDEIPLKGHPGKLRARFPIDINDDDGGEELVLFGYVKFSSQGPRSLSGISMQPAIEGKADFYEVDHSVGCSGLMISKISNKTLPELARVAADGLVILPGYLGHQRLKWRNYQIWLPIRHLFCSLTNT encoded by the exons ATGTCTTGTTTGGCACTTTCCCTTCAACCCACAAATGGGCATGACATCCTACTCCAAACCCGTGAATGGTTCCCTCCTTCTCGTGCCCTAATGGCCCTTTCCGCTTTTCGCCGAACCCGCCTTGCCTTTTCCAAACAAGTCCACCCACCCACCCCCTCCGACTCTTCTTCTGATCCTTCTATGTCCCTTGGTGATGATCCGCTCGCTGCTTCTTCGGGTCAAGTTATTGTTGGTGTCGAATCCAGGTACCGTGTTGTATACCGCCTTGTTAACTCAATTTATGTCCTTGCTATTACCACTGCTGATGATAATAACGACAAAGAAATGGTTGTTAATAATGTGTTTGAGTGTATTAGTATTGTGAATCAAGCTGTTTCTGTGGTGGTTACTGCATGCCGGGGTGTTGATGTCACTCCGGAGAAGTTAGCTAAGAAGTACGCAGAGATATATATGGCTTTGGATATTGTGTTAAGAGGAGTTAGTAATATTAGGCTGGCTGCTATGTTGGCGTCTATGCACGGGGAGAGTATTGCCAAGATGGTGCATTCTGCTATTCATACGGAGAATAAGATCAGGGGAGCTGATAGTTGGGTGAATGTGGAGGCTCATGCGTTGGAACAAGAAGGTGGAGTGGAATCATTCTCAAAAGTCTTGTTTGAGTTGCCTCAGGAGACGTTGGAGGCGGGTGATGAGGTGGCAGCATCGTTGGCGATTACGGGTGGAgaaaaggaggaggagaaaatTGAGGAGATTGAGGGGGAGAAAGATCCATTTGCTGCAAGTGATATGATTAATAAGCCGGAGTCTTTGGTGGGTGATTTTAAGAAGGATAAGGATAAGGATAGTTCGGATGTATCGAAAGCATTGGCAGGGCTTGAGGTGACTACCTTGCCACCTGCTGCAGCTACCCAGTCAACCCATATTGGTGTGGAAGGGTTTGAAGGGGATTATGGTGGGATAGAGTTTAGTATTGACGGATCAACTCTGCAGCAGGATTTTGAAGGGATTAATGATGCTTGGGGTGGTGGATTAGATGCTTCAGAGTATGTGGGAACGAAAAAGGTGAAGAAAGATCAGGGTCTTGGTGGGCTTGAGTTACTGGAGACTAGTGAACCACCTAAAGCTGCAGCTGGAGCTGCTACTGATGGTGGTGCTGGGAAAAAACTTGAGGATATTTTGGTGAAGAAAATGAATGGTCCAGAAATGTTCATCACCGAGGAGATCAGTGCGGAGTTCAGAGAATCGTTGCTCGCTAGGGTTGGGTTGATGGGCGTTGTTTTCTTAAGAACACTGCCCCCGAAGTCTTCTGATGATAAGGAAACTGAGTTTTCCTTCAAGGTTGAAGGCACCGCTGGTGTTAAGAGGTTTGTCATGCAAAACTCTCATGTGAGCAGCCTTGGAAATGGTTTGTTTCATGTGAAGACAGCACCTTCAAATGAGCCTATACCTATTATTAAGTACAGTTTGCTGCCGCGTTTAACTCCATTGCCTTTGAGGATTCGACTTGTTAAGCGTCTTAGTGGGACATTACTTTCTGTAATGCTGCAGTACGTTGCAAATCCTGATCTTCCAGTTCCATTAACCAATGTAACCTTTGTCCTGAAATTGCCAGTAGACCCCACATTATTGAAAGTTACACCCAAAGCTGTATTGAACCGGTCTGAGAGAGAACTGAAATGGCATGTTGATGAGATCCCACTCAAGGGTCATCCTGGTAAGCTGAGGGCGAGGTTCCCTATAGATATTAATGATGATGATGGTGGGGAAGAGCTAGTGCTTTTTGGTTACGTAAAGTTCTCATCCCAAGGGCCTAGATCTTTGTCTGGCATTTCTATGCAGCCAGCTATAGAGGGCAAGGCCGATTTTTATGAGGTTGATCACAG TGTTGGATGCAGCGGATTAATGATCTCCAAGATATCTAACAAGACACTTCCAGAGTTGGCAAGGGTGGCAGCTGATGGTTTAGTTATTTTACCTG GTTATCTTGGTCACCAAAGGTTAAAGTGGCGGAACTATCAAATTTGGCTGCCCA TTCGCCATTTGTTTTGCAGTTTGACGAATACATGA
- the LOC107795256 gene encoding uncharacterized protein LOC107795256 isoform X2 — translation MSCLALSLQPTNGHDILLQTREWFPPSRALMALSAFRRTRLAFSKQVHPPTPSDSSSDPSMSLGDDPLAASSGQVIVGVESRYRVVYRLVNSIYVLAITTADDNNDKEMVVNNVFECISIVNQAVSVVVTACRGVDVTPEKLAKKYAEIYMALDIVLRGVSNIRLAAMLASMHGESIAKMVHSAIHTENKIRGADSWVNVEAHALEQEGGVESFSKVLFELPQETLEAGDEVAASLAITGGEKEEEKIEEIEGEKDPFAASDMINKPESLVGDFKKDKDKDSSDVSKALAGLEVTTLPPAAATQSTHIGVEGFEGDYGGIEFSIDGSTLQQDFEGINDAWGGGLDASEYVGTKKVKKDQGLGGLELLETSEPPKAAAGAATDGGAGKKLEDILVKKMNGPEMFITEEISAEFRESLLARVGLMGVVFLRTLPPKSSDDKETEFSFKVEGTAGVKRFVMQNSHVSSLGNGLFHVKTAPSNEPIPIIKYSLLPRLTPLPLRIRLVKRLSGTLLSVMLQYVANPDLPVPLTNVTFVLKLPVDPTLLKVTPKAVLNRSERELKWHVDEIPLKGHPGKLRARFPIDINDDDGGEELVLFGYVKFSSQGPRSLSGISMQPAIEGKADFYEVDHSVGCSGLMISKISNKTLPELARVAADGLVILPGYLGHQRLKWRNYQIWLPI, via the exons ATGTCTTGTTTGGCACTTTCCCTTCAACCCACAAATGGGCATGACATCCTACTCCAAACCCGTGAATGGTTCCCTCCTTCTCGTGCCCTAATGGCCCTTTCCGCTTTTCGCCGAACCCGCCTTGCCTTTTCCAAACAAGTCCACCCACCCACCCCCTCCGACTCTTCTTCTGATCCTTCTATGTCCCTTGGTGATGATCCGCTCGCTGCTTCTTCGGGTCAAGTTATTGTTGGTGTCGAATCCAGGTACCGTGTTGTATACCGCCTTGTTAACTCAATTTATGTCCTTGCTATTACCACTGCTGATGATAATAACGACAAAGAAATGGTTGTTAATAATGTGTTTGAGTGTATTAGTATTGTGAATCAAGCTGTTTCTGTGGTGGTTACTGCATGCCGGGGTGTTGATGTCACTCCGGAGAAGTTAGCTAAGAAGTACGCAGAGATATATATGGCTTTGGATATTGTGTTAAGAGGAGTTAGTAATATTAGGCTGGCTGCTATGTTGGCGTCTATGCACGGGGAGAGTATTGCCAAGATGGTGCATTCTGCTATTCATACGGAGAATAAGATCAGGGGAGCTGATAGTTGGGTGAATGTGGAGGCTCATGCGTTGGAACAAGAAGGTGGAGTGGAATCATTCTCAAAAGTCTTGTTTGAGTTGCCTCAGGAGACGTTGGAGGCGGGTGATGAGGTGGCAGCATCGTTGGCGATTACGGGTGGAgaaaaggaggaggagaaaatTGAGGAGATTGAGGGGGAGAAAGATCCATTTGCTGCAAGTGATATGATTAATAAGCCGGAGTCTTTGGTGGGTGATTTTAAGAAGGATAAGGATAAGGATAGTTCGGATGTATCGAAAGCATTGGCAGGGCTTGAGGTGACTACCTTGCCACCTGCTGCAGCTACCCAGTCAACCCATATTGGTGTGGAAGGGTTTGAAGGGGATTATGGTGGGATAGAGTTTAGTATTGACGGATCAACTCTGCAGCAGGATTTTGAAGGGATTAATGATGCTTGGGGTGGTGGATTAGATGCTTCAGAGTATGTGGGAACGAAAAAGGTGAAGAAAGATCAGGGTCTTGGTGGGCTTGAGTTACTGGAGACTAGTGAACCACCTAAAGCTGCAGCTGGAGCTGCTACTGATGGTGGTGCTGGGAAAAAACTTGAGGATATTTTGGTGAAGAAAATGAATGGTCCAGAAATGTTCATCACCGAGGAGATCAGTGCGGAGTTCAGAGAATCGTTGCTCGCTAGGGTTGGGTTGATGGGCGTTGTTTTCTTAAGAACACTGCCCCCGAAGTCTTCTGATGATAAGGAAACTGAGTTTTCCTTCAAGGTTGAAGGCACCGCTGGTGTTAAGAGGTTTGTCATGCAAAACTCTCATGTGAGCAGCCTTGGAAATGGTTTGTTTCATGTGAAGACAGCACCTTCAAATGAGCCTATACCTATTATTAAGTACAGTTTGCTGCCGCGTTTAACTCCATTGCCTTTGAGGATTCGACTTGTTAAGCGTCTTAGTGGGACATTACTTTCTGTAATGCTGCAGTACGTTGCAAATCCTGATCTTCCAGTTCCATTAACCAATGTAACCTTTGTCCTGAAATTGCCAGTAGACCCCACATTATTGAAAGTTACACCCAAAGCTGTATTGAACCGGTCTGAGAGAGAACTGAAATGGCATGTTGATGAGATCCCACTCAAGGGTCATCCTGGTAAGCTGAGGGCGAGGTTCCCTATAGATATTAATGATGATGATGGTGGGGAAGAGCTAGTGCTTTTTGGTTACGTAAAGTTCTCATCCCAAGGGCCTAGATCTTTGTCTGGCATTTCTATGCAGCCAGCTATAGAGGGCAAGGCCGATTTTTATGAGGTTGATCACAG TGTTGGATGCAGCGGATTAATGATCTCCAAGATATCTAACAAGACACTTCCAGAGTTGGCAAGGGTGGCAGCTGATGGTTTAGTTATTTTACCTG GTTATCTTGGTCACCAAAGGTTAAAGTGGCGGAACTATCAAATTTGGCTGCCCA TTTGA